Proteins found in one Paenibacillus borealis genomic segment:
- a CDS encoding GNAT family N-acetyltransferase, translating to MSIQAVLFDFDGTLADTLPLSFHAFQAVFQQYDHREVTRDELIAMFGPTEEDIIGGNFADPSSVPQAIEDYYALYKQGHFEEFQNDGHIVELLQALKSQGMKLGVITGKSRRAYQISAGALDLDRFFDISITGDDVVKPKPDPEGILSALRTLGIDSSHAVFVGDSNADILAGKAAGLPTYGVRWLSTFQSQAYDVSPDGVFESVDEFRQLLRLNNIIPMTFNSRQQAADITALEQLCSDADSAQLSADLEHLVKEDGDHALLCYRGNQLIGLLSWFASEGDYAQINAMVHPDYRREGVFRSLVQRAKEDIAPLAVHRLSYRVPSSSQAGLRAAQATGADFERSEYSMLYAHTESRGPVPADVHLLPSLPEDFEFMVSCSSQAFGDSEDSTREYFLQTNEPERITYIAWAGGQRIGLIRVNYVNEATAFIHNFCILPACQGQGYGGKVLRQTVDFLLQKNYSSIRLGVVTENKRALDLYLGAGFKINSEYKYYSGSLA from the coding sequence TACGATCATAGAGAAGTCACCCGCGATGAACTTATCGCCATGTTTGGCCCCACCGAGGAAGACATCATTGGGGGCAATTTCGCCGACCCGTCTTCGGTTCCGCAAGCTATAGAAGATTATTATGCGTTATATAAGCAGGGACATTTCGAGGAATTTCAGAATGATGGGCACATTGTAGAATTACTTCAAGCGTTGAAGTCGCAAGGCATGAAGCTTGGAGTCATTACCGGCAAAAGCAGACGGGCCTATCAGATATCGGCCGGGGCGCTGGATCTGGATCGCTTCTTCGATATCTCCATTACCGGAGATGATGTCGTTAAGCCCAAGCCTGATCCCGAAGGCATTCTCTCCGCGCTGCGTACACTTGGCATTGATTCATCCCATGCTGTATTCGTAGGGGACAGTAATGCCGATATTCTCGCGGGCAAGGCTGCCGGACTGCCGACCTACGGTGTCCGCTGGCTGTCTACCTTCCAAAGCCAGGCCTACGATGTTTCGCCGGATGGCGTGTTTGAGAGTGTTGATGAGTTCCGGCAGCTTCTCCGGTTAAATAACATCATTCCAATGACTTTCAACTCCAGGCAGCAGGCGGCGGACATTACTGCACTGGAGCAGCTGTGCAGCGATGCCGATTCGGCCCAATTAAGTGCGGACCTTGAACATCTCGTCAAAGAAGATGGCGACCATGCCCTGCTCTGCTATCGCGGAAATCAGCTCATAGGTTTGCTAAGCTGGTTTGCATCCGAAGGCGATTATGCACAGATTAATGCCATGGTCCATCCGGATTACCGCCGTGAGGGTGTATTCCGCAGTCTTGTGCAGCGCGCCAAGGAAGATATCGCACCTCTCGCCGTACACAGGCTCAGCTACAGAGTTCCCAGCAGCTCGCAGGCAGGACTCCGTGCGGCACAGGCTACCGGTGCTGATTTTGAACGGTCAGAATACTCGATGTTGTACGCCCATACGGAGTCCAGAGGCCCGGTTCCGGCAGATGTACATCTGCTCCCTTCCTTGCCGGAGGACTTCGAATTCATGGTCTCCTGCTCGTCCCAGGCCTTCGGAGACTCCGAAGACTCCACCCGCGAGTATTTCCTGCAAACGAATGAACCGGAGCGTATAACCTATATTGCCTGGGCGGGCGGCCAGCGGATCGGCCTGATCCGGGTGAATTACGTGAATGAGGCAACAGCGTTTATCCATAATTTCTGCATACTGCCCGCCTGTCAGGGCCAAGGATACGGCGGGAAGGTGCTCCGGCAGACTGTTGATTTCCTGTTGCAGAAGAACTATTCTTCTATCCGTCTAGGGGTTGTCACCGAGAATAAACGGGCTTTGGATCTTTACCTCGGCGCCGGATTTAAGATTAATTCAGAGTATAAATATTACAGCGGCAGCCTGGCGTGA